A single Lactuca sativa cultivar Salinas chromosome 8, Lsat_Salinas_v11, whole genome shotgun sequence DNA region contains:
- the LOC128127974 gene encoding uncharacterized protein LOC128127974 produces MLGAGLQHRRSSGGEDRFYMPAKVRRIRQHQENLRRAQSNVTPTQSTTSFVREEPENQLMQPSNPEPLESSMVAVPETSSLCNLERFLETVTPSVPVQHLSKRTMRGWRTSDVEYQPYFVLGDLWESFKEWSAYGAGVPLILNEANCVI; encoded by the exons ATGTTGGGCGCTGGATTGCAGCATAGACGTAGTAGTGGTGGAGAGGATAGGTTTTACATGCCGGCAAAAGTGAGAAGGATTCGTCAGCATCAAGAGAACCTCCGTAGAGCTCAAAGTAACGTTACTCCGACCCAATCTACGACATCTTTTGTCAGGGAGGAGCCGGAGAATCAACTCATGCAGCCATCAAATCCGGAGCCGTTGGAATCCTCAATGGTGGCGGTGCCGGAAACATCATCGTTGTGTAATCTTGAACGGTTTTTGGAAACTGTTACGCCTTCTGTTCCTGTTCAACATCTCTCCAAG AGAACTATGAGAGGATGGAGGACAAGTGATGTGGAATATCAACCATACTttgttcttggtgatttgtggGAATCTTTCAAGGAGTGGAGTGCTTATGGTGCTGGAGTTCCTTTAATATTGAATGAAGCTAATTGTGTGATCTAA
- the LOC111889471 gene encoding uncharacterized protein LOC111889471, whose product MGPTLKDLDACFLTFHSLHTPTTGNECEHPPVVRHFSGTGVVSLPAFGLASYKFKAPLWVPNELKRLECPDGLFTILYVFVTYIEVLVLKRLECPYHLMCQ is encoded by the exons ATGGGGCCCACCTTGAAAGATCTTGATGCTTGTTTTCTAACTTTTCATTCCCTTCACACTCCTACTACAG gCAATGAATGTGAGCATCCACCTGTTGTAAGGCATTTCAGTGGGACGGGTGTGGTCTCATTACCAGCATTTGGTCTTGCTTCATACAAATTCAAGGCACCATTGTGGGTCCCCAATGAATTGAAAAGACTAGAATGCCCTGATGGACTATTCACTATTCTATATGTGTTTGTTACTTACATAGAAGTACTAGTGTTGAAAAGACTAGAATGCCCTTATCATTTGATGTGTCAATAA